A window from Micromonospora profundi encodes these proteins:
- a CDS encoding SRPBCC domain-containing protein codes for MSRLFEAPARLVFAAFTQPELLVRWYGAQGWRLVGCDVDLRVGGRWRFESQGPDGTRMAQAGVYRQIDPPHRLVFTELFDDQSYPGETLVCHEFTELAGRTTVTTTLLYATAEGRDTVLRYPMTRGIGQSFTRLAELLRSTTTTTRGEHQ; via the coding sequence ATGAGTCGCCTGTTCGAGGCGCCGGCCCGGCTGGTGTTCGCCGCATTCACCCAACCCGAGCTGCTGGTCCGCTGGTACGGGGCGCAGGGCTGGAGGCTCGTGGGGTGCGACGTCGACCTGCGCGTCGGCGGGCGGTGGCGGTTCGAGTCGCAGGGCCCGGACGGCACCCGGATGGCCCAGGCAGGCGTCTACCGGCAGATCGATCCGCCGCACCGGCTGGTCTTCACCGAACTCTTCGACGACCAGTCCTATCCGGGCGAGACTCTGGTCTGCCACGAGTTCACCGAGCTGGCCGGGCGGACCACAGTCACCACCACGTTGCTCTACGCCACCGCAGAGGGGCGGGACACCGTGCTGCGCTACCCGATGACTCGGGGCATCGGGCAGAGCTTCACGCGGCTCGCCGAACTGCTGCGTTCGACAACAACCACGACACGAGGGGAGCACCAATGA
- a CDS encoding VOC family protein: MNWTLEVVIVPVSDLDRAKAFYADQLGFAVDHDTVIGDDVRIIQLTPPGSGCSVVIGKGAVPQMPPGSLKGLQLVVPDIEKARAQLVERGVEVSEIQVVGRNPRPVPHPLDNVGFVHFTDPDGNAWAVQQISSRA, from the coding sequence ATGAACTGGACGCTGGAAGTGGTGATCGTGCCGGTCTCCGATCTGGACCGGGCGAAGGCGTTCTACGCCGACCAGCTCGGCTTCGCTGTGGACCACGACACGGTGATCGGCGACGACGTCCGCATCATCCAGCTGACACCGCCCGGGTCCGGCTGCTCGGTGGTGATCGGCAAGGGCGCGGTCCCGCAGATGCCACCGGGCTCGCTCAAGGGGCTGCAACTGGTGGTGCCCGACATCGAGAAGGCCCGCGCGCAACTTGTCGAACGCGGCGTGGAGGTCAGCGAGATCCAGGTGGTCGGGCGCAACCCCCGGCCCGTGCCGCACCCGTTGGACAACGTCGGATTCGTCCACTTCACCGACCCCGACGGCAACGCCTGGGCCGTCCAGCAGATCTCCAGCCGCGCCTGA
- a CDS encoding ArsR/SmtB family transcription factor: MVSPELLDATFAALADPTRRAILARLAVGEATVTELAAPFEMSQPAISKHLKVLERAGLVSRGRDAQRRPCRLEARPLREATAWLAGYRDYWAESYKRLDGLLDELQAVDKRDAAPSGAGE, from the coding sequence ATGGTGAGCCCGGAGCTGTTGGACGCGACGTTCGCGGCACTTGCCGACCCGACCCGGCGAGCAATACTCGCCCGGCTCGCGGTCGGCGAGGCGACGGTCACGGAGCTGGCAGCGCCCTTCGAGATGAGCCAGCCCGCCATCTCCAAGCACCTCAAGGTGCTGGAACGGGCTGGCCTCGTCAGCCGGGGGCGGGACGCCCAGCGCCGGCCGTGCCGTCTGGAGGCACGCCCACTGCGGGAGGCCACGGCCTGGCTCGCCGGCTACCGCGACTACTGGGCGGAGAGCTACAAGCGACTCGACGGCCTGCTCGACGAACTCCAGGCCGTCGACAAGCGGGACGCGGCGCCGAGCGGGGCGGGCGAGTGA